The following proteins come from a genomic window of Corallococcus sp. NCRR:
- a CDS encoding NAD(P)-dependent oxidoreductase yields the protein MAKLLIIGGSGRTGLHLLEQAAQRGHTVRALVRKPDAVKAPPGVEMVKGTPEKLEDLREAMKGTEAVIVAHNNSRASDNPWAKQINSPSFMTDTARNILAVMDEQHVKRVVFLSAIGVGDSWPTVSWLFRAFIKLSNIKIGYADHDGVDALVRKSDTDWTLVRAVGLNDKPAGALGPLHTTEVGGSKPGTLNVTRAEVATFCLDCVDKNEWVHRAPIIWNGKK from the coding sequence ATGGCGAAGCTCCTCATCATCGGTGGCAGCGGTCGGACGGGCCTGCACCTCCTCGAACAGGCCGCGCAGCGCGGACACACGGTCCGTGCGCTCGTGCGCAAGCCCGACGCCGTGAAGGCCCCACCCGGCGTCGAGATGGTGAAGGGCACGCCGGAGAAGCTCGAGGACCTGCGCGAAGCGATGAAGGGGACCGAGGCGGTCATCGTCGCCCACAACAACTCGCGCGCGTCCGACAACCCCTGGGCGAAGCAGATCAACTCGCCGAGTTTCATGACGGACACGGCGCGAAACATCCTCGCCGTGATGGACGAGCAGCACGTGAAGCGCGTCGTCTTCCTCTCTGCGATCGGCGTCGGTGACTCGTGGCCGACCGTCTCGTGGTTGTTCCGGGCGTTCATCAAGCTGAGCAACATCAAGATCGGCTATGCCGACCACGATGGCGTCGACGCGCTCGTGCGCAAGAGCGACACCGACTGGACGCTGGTGCGCGCCGTCGGCCTGAACGACAAACCCGCAGGCGCGCTCGGCCCGCTGCACACCACCGAGGTCGGGGGTTCGAAGCCCGGAACGCTGAACGTGACGCGCGCGGAAGTGGCGACCTTCTGCCTCGACTGCGTCGACAAGAACGAGTGGGTCCACCGCGCGCCCATCATCTGGAACGGCAAGAAGTGA
- a CDS encoding nitroreductase family protein, whose translation MWAQTFLLSLTAHGLGSIPQTMLGFYADTAREALKIDASHKMLFGVSFGYVDKTAVGSDYRIEKVPIDESVTLHV comes from the coding sequence ATGTGGGCGCAAACCTTCCTGCTCTCGCTGACCGCCCATGGCCTTGGCAGCATTCCCCAGACGATGCTCGGCTTTTACGCCGATACGGCGCGTGAGGCGCTAAAGATTGATGCCTCACACAAAATGCTGTTCGGCGTATCGTTCGGCTACGTGGACAAAACGGCCGTCGGCAGCGATTACCGGATCGAGAAAGTCCCCATCGACGAGAGCGTCACCCTTCACGTCTAA
- a CDS encoding DsbA family oxidoreductase yields MTRPLTIDVWSDVMCPFCYMGDALLAKALDTFPHKEQVEVRYRSYQLMPGLPTDSDMNATEILVRAKGIPRAQAIAMNKQVEARAAEVGLEYHLDQALVVNTRSAQRLSQFALAEGKQHAFMQRLFRAYFTEGKNVGKYDVLADLAAEVGLDRMRALEVLESGGFDSEVAADQSQANAIGIQGVPFFVLDGKYAVAGAQPVEAFRKALDTAWGADRG; encoded by the coding sequence ATGACCAGGCCGCTCACCATCGACGTGTGGAGCGATGTGATGTGCCCGTTCTGCTACATGGGCGACGCACTCCTCGCGAAGGCGCTGGACACGTTCCCGCACAAGGAGCAGGTCGAGGTCCGCTACCGCAGCTACCAACTCATGCCGGGACTGCCGACGGACAGCGATATGAACGCGACCGAGATCCTCGTGAGGGCGAAGGGCATCCCGCGCGCGCAGGCCATCGCGATGAACAAGCAGGTCGAGGCGCGCGCCGCCGAGGTGGGGCTCGAGTACCACCTCGACCAGGCGCTCGTCGTGAACACGCGCTCGGCGCAGCGGCTCTCGCAGTTCGCGCTGGCCGAGGGCAAGCAGCACGCCTTCATGCAGCGGCTCTTCCGCGCCTACTTCACGGAGGGCAAGAACGTCGGCAAGTACGACGTGCTCGCCGACCTCGCCGCCGAGGTCGGACTCGACAGGATGCGCGCGCTCGAAGTGTTGGAGAGCGGCGGCTTCGACTCCGAGGTCGCCGCCGACCAGAGCCAGGCGAACGCGATCGGCATCCAGGGCGTCCCGTTCTTCGTCCTCGACGGGAAGTACGCGGTCGCTGGCGCGCAGCCCGTCGAGGCGTTCCGCAAGGCGCTCGACACGGCGTGGGGCGCGGACCGCGGATAG
- a CDS encoding serine hydrolase domain-containing protein, with amino-acid sequence MNKLSVAIAGTMLVLAACKTTSPAPARDIPTAMNQAATTLLQSRLLHATSIAVVYRGEEFILHRGELETGKSNPPDDSTLYEIGSVSKTFVGLLLANAVLEGKATLDDPIQKYLPSAYPNLQSGGEPIRLRHLITHTSGMPGMLPLQVNEVLSDFTAHATPAKLNAAYADYGQPRFWQDLHTVSIKGPLGKDYAYSSAGTELVAHTLEKIHGAPYESLLAEFLAREAGMHDTWLRLRAQDAHRLAPGYHSDNPVGTTPMPLLPWGAAGALKATMPEMVKYLRLQLSNHPAVTESHKPLVRFAEDFRIGYFWNIGQSSQLGTHYVHHGGVPRAQCYLYLVPKYQLGVFIITNQSGDATADAMERALAPLFDRVESMQGR; translated from the coding sequence ATGAACAAACTCTCCGTAGCCATTGCTGGAACGATGCTGGTGCTGGCCGCTTGCAAGACGACGAGTCCTGCACCCGCCCGCGATATCCCCACGGCAATGAACCAGGCCGCGACGACCCTGCTGCAGTCACGACTGCTGCACGCAACGTCGATCGCAGTGGTCTATCGGGGCGAGGAGTTCATCCTGCATCGGGGTGAGCTGGAGACCGGCAAGTCCAATCCGCCCGATGATTCGACCCTCTATGAGATAGGGTCGGTCAGCAAGACCTTCGTCGGCCTGCTGTTGGCAAACGCTGTCCTCGAAGGCAAGGCGACCCTGGACGACCCGATACAAAAGTATCTGCCGTCCGCGTATCCGAACCTTCAGTCAGGCGGCGAGCCGATCCGTCTGCGCCATCTGATCACACACACCAGCGGCATGCCGGGGATGTTGCCACTGCAAGTGAATGAGGTGTTGAGCGACTTCACTGCGCATGCCACCCCGGCAAAGCTCAATGCCGCCTATGCGGACTACGGGCAGCCGAGGTTCTGGCAGGACCTGCACACCGTCAGCATCAAGGGCCCGCTCGGCAAGGACTATGCTTACTCGAGCGCCGGCACCGAGTTGGTCGCGCACACCCTCGAGAAGATCCACGGGGCTCCCTACGAGTCGTTGCTCGCGGAGTTCCTGGCGCGGGAAGCCGGTATGCACGACACGTGGCTGCGCCTGCGTGCCCAGGACGCCCACCGCCTGGCTCCTGGCTACCACAGCGACAACCCGGTCGGCACCACGCCGATGCCACTCCTGCCCTGGGGCGCGGCGGGAGCCTTGAAGGCGACGATGCCGGAGATGGTGAAGTACTTGCGCTTGCAGTTGAGCAACCATCCCGCGGTGACAGAGTCACACAAGCCGCTGGTGCGCTTCGCGGAGGACTTCCGCATTGGCTATTTCTGGAACATCGGCCAGAGCAGCCAGTTGGGCACCCACTACGTGCATCACGGCGGCGTGCCTCGCGCGCAATGCTATCTCTACCTCGTGCCGAAGTATCAGTTGGGGGTGTTCATCATCACCAACCAGAGCGGCGATGCGACCGCCGACGCCATGGAACGCGCGCTGGCGCCCCTCTTCGACAGGGTCGAATCGATGCAGGGTCGCTAG
- a CDS encoding TetR/AcrR family transcriptional regulator: MKRNLSPAGDRVWNAARDLFSQQGIRSVGVAEIAERSGVAKPNIYRNFQSKDGLVLAYLRAHADGERALFDAAAAAAPDDPRAQLRFVANAVARLIGLPDYQGCPLVNAAIEFRGTDHPINVAVRRHKGRFLAQLEALATRAQARAPEDLALALLMLFDGASTIACVVDRGRASQMVHDGVDALLERYAPAVPRIARGRGASSRTR, encoded by the coding sequence GTGAAGCGCAACCTGAGCCCCGCAGGCGACCGCGTCTGGAACGCCGCACGCGATCTCTTCTCCCAACAAGGCATCCGCTCGGTCGGCGTGGCCGAGATCGCCGAGCGCTCGGGCGTCGCCAAGCCGAACATCTACCGCAACTTCCAGTCCAAGGATGGGCTCGTCCTCGCCTACCTCCGAGCCCACGCGGACGGAGAGCGCGCCTTGTTCGACGCCGCCGCGGCGGCCGCGCCTGACGATCCTCGTGCGCAGCTCCGGTTCGTGGCGAACGCGGTGGCGAGGCTAATCGGCTTGCCGGACTACCAGGGTTGCCCGCTCGTCAACGCGGCGATCGAGTTCCGGGGCACGGATCACCCGATTAACGTCGCCGTGCGGCGGCACAAAGGCCGCTTCCTCGCGCAGCTCGAGGCCTTGGCGACGAGGGCGCAAGCGCGCGCGCCTGAAGATCTAGCGCTTGCGCTGCTGATGCTGTTTGACGGCGCGAGCACCATCGCATGCGTGGTGGACCGGGGCCGCGCGTCCCAGATGGTGCACGACGGCGTGGACGCACTCCTCGAGCGCTACGCGCCTGCCGTCCCGAGGATTGCGCGCGGTCGCGGGGCCAGCTCCAGAACACGCTGA
- a CDS encoding quinone oxidoreductase family protein, whose product MKTVQYRSLGGYEVIEIADREVRAPGPGEVRITVKAAAVNPTDILMRERAYNTLPLPWIPGMDAAGVVESVGAGVTRVRVGDQVMAVVMPGRPDGGAQSAQIVVPEASVLAIPEGVSVAEASTLPMNGLTATLGLEISGLTKGQTLAVSGGAGLLAHYTIAVAKHLGLKVIADAKPSEFDLVRSYGADFVVERGPGFCAAIRKQFPSGVDGLFDTALLLRASFPAIRDGGVYIPVRGWDDTPTERGIRILPVIVGQAIERTDMLRVLRGLVESGKIKLRVTREYAPEEVAEAQRALMAGGLRGRPVIVF is encoded by the coding sequence ATGAAGACCGTCCAGTACAGGAGCCTCGGTGGCTACGAGGTCATCGAGATCGCCGACCGTGAGGTGCGCGCGCCCGGCCCCGGAGAAGTCCGTATTACGGTCAAGGCCGCCGCCGTCAATCCAACCGACATCCTGATGCGCGAGCGCGCCTACAACACGCTTCCACTGCCGTGGATCCCCGGCATGGACGCCGCAGGGGTTGTCGAGTCTGTAGGCGCCGGCGTCACGCGCGTGCGTGTCGGCGACCAGGTCATGGCGGTTGTCATGCCGGGTCGCCCCGACGGAGGCGCGCAGTCGGCGCAAATCGTCGTCCCGGAGGCGTCCGTCCTGGCCATTCCCGAGGGCGTGTCGGTCGCGGAAGCGTCAACGCTGCCGATGAACGGCCTCACCGCGACGCTGGGTCTCGAAATCTCGGGACTCACGAAGGGACAGACCCTCGCCGTCAGCGGAGGCGCGGGGCTGCTCGCGCACTACACAATTGCCGTCGCCAAACACCTGGGCCTCAAGGTCATCGCAGACGCGAAGCCGTCGGAGTTCGATCTCGTGCGCAGCTACGGCGCCGATTTCGTGGTCGAGCGCGGCCCCGGCTTCTGCGCGGCCATCCGTAAGCAATTCCCGTCCGGTGTCGACGGCCTCTTCGACACGGCCCTGCTCCTCAGGGCATCCTTTCCGGCCATCCGCGACGGGGGCGTCTACATTCCGGTCCGAGGCTGGGACGACACGCCGACGGAGCGAGGGATCCGCATCCTTCCGGTGATTGTCGGCCAGGCGATCGAGCGAACGGACATGCTGAGGGTCCTGCGCGGTCTCGTCGAGAGCGGCAAGATCAAGTTGCGCGTCACGCGGGAATACGCGCCCGAAGAAGTCGCCGAGGCCCAGCGCGCCCTGATGGCCGGCGGCCTACGAGGCCGACCTGTCATCGTGTTCTGA
- a CDS encoding bifunctional metallophosphatase/5'-nucleotidase: MPQATPRSSLLDVRPSVFLLAGAFVTGMFLFVQGGCGRDECQDATDCREYKGPPASNTEWVCEDKRCEPHSVQVPPPDSGTDAGTPDAGRPDAGTPDSGPTTVSVQVLAFNDFHGQLEEPAGQILTGVAPDGGAVRVKAGGVTYFARHIAALRAANPNTVVVAAGDLIGASPLLSGLFHDEPTIEAMNLIGLDLVAVGNHEFDEGSTELLRMQWGGCHPVDGCLDGDGFPGAKFKFLAANVATGVDRTLFPRYDVREFEGVKVAFIGMTLENTPESVIPTGVAGLTFKDEVQTVNALVPELRRQGIEAIIVVVHQGGIPASGSLVNDCKGAGADGLISGAIVGVAKGLNDAVDVIVSGHTHQAYNCVIDGKIVTSASSMGQLVTDIDLTLSKATGDVVEARANNVIVTRDVQEVGAVKELVTKYQELVTPRANRVIGWVSQTLRTQSDSVGQSTLGFVIADSHLEATKPANLGGAQVAFMNPGGMRADISQGEVTYGEAFTTQPFGNSLVTLTLTGAQIEQLLEWQWRPSGATLMLLPSAGFTYAFSASAPVGSRVDPASIRINGVTVDPAANYRVTANNYLASGSDGFQVFAEGTNRLGGAVDNDALEAYLKAHSSQASPLPAPALNRITRLP; the protein is encoded by the coding sequence ATGCCCCAAGCCACACCGCGCTCGTCACTTCTGGACGTGCGTCCCAGCGTCTTCCTGCTCGCCGGAGCGTTCGTCACCGGCATGTTCCTCTTTGTCCAGGGCGGCTGCGGGCGTGACGAGTGCCAGGACGCCACCGACTGCCGTGAATACAAGGGACCGCCGGCGTCGAATACGGAGTGGGTCTGCGAGGACAAGCGCTGTGAGCCGCATTCCGTCCAGGTGCCGCCCCCGGATTCTGGCACGGACGCGGGGACGCCCGACGCGGGGAGACCCGACGCGGGGACTCCCGACTCGGGTCCCACCACGGTGAGCGTGCAGGTGCTCGCGTTCAATGACTTCCACGGGCAGCTCGAGGAGCCCGCGGGCCAGATCCTGACGGGCGTGGCCCCCGACGGTGGAGCGGTGCGGGTGAAGGCGGGCGGCGTGACGTACTTCGCCCGGCACATCGCGGCCCTGCGGGCCGCCAATCCGAACACGGTGGTGGTCGCGGCGGGAGACCTCATTGGCGCCTCCCCGCTGCTGTCGGGGCTGTTCCACGACGAGCCCACCATCGAGGCGATGAACCTGATTGGCCTGGACCTGGTCGCGGTGGGCAACCACGAGTTCGACGAGGGCAGCACGGAGCTGTTGCGCATGCAGTGGGGCGGCTGCCACCCGGTGGATGGCTGCCTGGACGGGGATGGCTTCCCGGGCGCGAAGTTCAAGTTCCTGGCGGCCAACGTGGCCACGGGCGTGGACCGCACGCTGTTCCCCCGCTACGACGTGCGCGAGTTCGAGGGCGTGAAGGTGGCCTTCATCGGCATGACGTTGGAGAACACGCCGGAAAGCGTCATCCCCACGGGCGTGGCGGGGCTCACCTTCAAGGACGAAGTGCAGACGGTGAACGCGCTGGTGCCGGAGCTGCGGCGGCAGGGCATCGAAGCCATCATCGTGGTGGTGCACCAGGGCGGAATTCCGGCCTCGGGCTCGCTGGTGAACGACTGCAAGGGCGCGGGTGCGGACGGCCTCATCTCAGGTGCCATCGTGGGCGTGGCCAAGGGCCTCAACGACGCGGTGGATGTCATCGTCAGCGGCCACACGCATCAGGCCTACAACTGCGTCATCGATGGCAAGATCGTCACGAGCGCCTCGTCGATGGGGCAGCTCGTCACGGACATCGACCTGACGTTGAGCAAGGCGACGGGCGACGTCGTGGAGGCGCGAGCGAACAACGTCATCGTCACTCGCGACGTGCAGGAGGTCGGCGCGGTGAAGGAGTTGGTGACGAAGTATCAGGAGCTCGTCACGCCGAGGGCCAACCGGGTCATCGGCTGGGTGTCGCAGACGCTCAGGACACAGTCGGACTCCGTGGGCCAGTCCACCCTGGGCTTCGTCATCGCGGACTCGCATCTGGAGGCGACGAAGCCCGCGAACCTGGGTGGGGCGCAGGTGGCCTTCATGAACCCGGGCGGCATGCGCGCGGACATCTCCCAGGGCGAGGTCACCTACGGCGAGGCCTTCACCACGCAGCCGTTCGGCAACAGCCTGGTCACCCTGACGCTGACGGGCGCGCAAATCGAGCAACTGCTGGAGTGGCAGTGGCGGCCGTCGGGAGCCACCCTCATGCTGCTTCCGTCGGCGGGCTTCACCTATGCGTTCAGCGCGTCGGCGCCCGTCGGAAGCCGCGTCGACCCGGCGTCCATCCGGATCAACGGCGTGACGGTGGACCCGGCGGCGAACTACCGCGTCACCGCGAACAACTACCTCGCGAGTGGGAGTGATGGCTTCCAGGTGTTCGCCGAGGGGACGAACCGGCTGGGTGGCGCCGTGGACAACGACGCGCTGGAGGCATACCTGAAGGCACACAGCAGCCAGGCGAGCCCCTTGCCCGCCCCCGCGCTCAATCGCATCACCCGACTGCCCTGA
- a CDS encoding nitroreductase family protein, whose translation MLTFCALHTFWCVLVILEGYPIMPDSQTDAITLSPSMEHEMPEPNLFTDVVRDRHAVRSFRPEPVDTAVLRSVLEEAQRSPSNCNTQPWLVHIVSGAKRDELSGARHCAGGSRPAPDRHLAQPRFLRRASCGLAFHARSRRLRAYGGRRWNVGANLPALADRPWPWQHSPDDARLLRRYGA comes from the coding sequence ATGCTTACCTTTTGTGCGTTACACACTTTTTGGTGTGTACTTGTAATATTGGAAGGGTATCCCATAATGCCGGACTCGCAAACAGACGCGATCACGCTGTCGCCATCGATGGAACATGAGATGCCCGAACCAAACCTGTTCACCGACGTTGTCCGCGATCGCCACGCCGTTCGCAGCTTTCGCCCCGAACCGGTAGACACCGCTGTCCTGCGATCCGTGCTCGAGGAAGCGCAACGATCGCCGTCGAACTGCAATACGCAACCTTGGCTGGTCCACATCGTCTCCGGCGCGAAGCGTGACGAATTATCAGGCGCTCGGCATTGCGCGGGAGGATCGCGACCAGCGCCGGATCGCCACCTTGCGCAACCTCGATTTCTTCGGCGCGCCTCATGCGGCCTTGCTTTTCATGCCAGAAGTCGGCGACTGCGTGCGTACGGCGGCAGACGTTGGAATGTGGGCGCAAACCTTCCTGCTCTCGCTGACCGCCCATGGCCTTGGCAGCATTCCCCAGACGATGCTCGGCTTTTACGCCGATACGGCGCGTGA
- a CDS encoding winged helix-turn-helix transcriptional regulator encodes MGQQAAGVGDREHQLRAASACEALRVLEGKRKIVIIVQLFAARTPLRFSELERRVEGVNQKMLVQQLKELEKDGIVVRTVYPQVPPKVEYSLSEVGRALGPAIEALVDWTMLKCKMMSQSVERG; translated from the coding sequence ATGGGACAGCAGGCTGCGGGCGTCGGGGATCGAGAGCATCAGTTGCGGGCGGCTAGCGCGTGCGAGGCGTTGCGTGTGCTGGAGGGAAAAAGGAAGATCGTCATCATCGTCCAGCTATTCGCCGCGAGGACGCCGTTGCGCTTTTCCGAGCTTGAGCGGCGGGTGGAGGGCGTCAATCAGAAGATGCTGGTTCAACAGCTCAAGGAACTCGAGAAAGACGGGATCGTCGTTCGAACCGTCTACCCGCAGGTGCCGCCGAAGGTTGAGTATAGCCTGAGCGAGGTCGGGCGCGCGCTGGGGCCTGCCATTGAAGCACTGGTCGACTGGACGATGCTGAAATGCAAGATGATGAGCCAGTCGGTCGAACGCGGCTGA
- a CDS encoding DUF1993 domain-containing protein, with translation MYAQITQFTKMLHTLSRLLDKAQKHAEANGFEPEVLLNARLSPDMLPLTSQVQMACDTAKLATSVLTGKQAPVFANTEETIPELKVLIEKTIEYVTSMKESDFSGWEDRIVAPSGWAGAFLGKDYFYQHGVPNFYFHMVTAYAILRHKGVRIGKMDYIGQLPFLR, from the coding sequence ATGTACGCACAGATCACGCAATTCACCAAAATGCTCCACACCCTTTCCAGACTTTTGGATAAAGCGCAAAAGCATGCTGAGGCGAATGGATTTGAGCCAGAAGTTCTTCTGAACGCCCGCCTTTCACCAGATATGTTGCCACTAACGAGCCAGGTTCAGATGGCGTGTGATACGGCGAAGCTCGCCACCTCAGTCTTGACCGGCAAACAGGCCCCGGTCTTTGCAAATACTGAGGAAACGATCCCGGAACTCAAAGTTCTCATCGAAAAGACAATCGAATACGTCACATCGATGAAAGAAAGCGATTTCTCCGGCTGGGAAGACAGAATAGTCGCTCCCTCGGGGTGGGCTGGAGCTTTTCTCGGAAAAGATTATTTCTACCAGCACGGGGTCCCGAATTTTTACTTTCATATGGTAACGGCATACGCGATCCTTCGCCACAAAGGTGTTCGGATCGGGAAGATGGACTACATCGGACAATTGCCTTTCCTGAGATAG
- a CDS encoding dihydrofolate reductase family protein — protein MGVHGSAERSLAVALEEWGLIKEYRIVIHPIISGCGPTLFQGLSSVRHLEFLATQRFKSGVQALHFRRKAG, from the coding sequence GTGGGTGTCCACGGAAGCGCGGAACGCTCACTCGCGGTTGCGCTCGAGGAGTGGGGGCTCATCAAAGAGTACCGCATCGTCATTCATCCCATCATCAGTGGCTGTGGACCGACGTTGTTTCAGGGTCTGTCGAGTGTGCGGCATCTCGAGTTCCTAGCGACGCAGCGGTTCAAGTCCGGCGTGCAGGCGCTCCACTTCCGTCGCAAAGCGGGATGA
- a CDS encoding IS701 family transposase, with protein sequence MTPAQLKKLDESLSAYLEEMVAGMGRLERRRAMEAYVTGLLLDGERKSIEPMAARLVEDARDVEAMRQRLQQCVSQGTWSDEALRERLARKLEERLPEVEALVVDDTGFPKKGKHSVGVARQYSGTLGRTDNCQVAVSLHLAGARGSGCIGMQLYLPEEWVTEKDRRKAAGVPEAVGASRKWELALSQLDDALEWGVRKHVVLADAGYGNCREFREGLTARGLPYLVAVPGQHKVWPPGATPHLPVKKAGAYGRPRTRFVDDSGVQPWTIEELARQLPEEEYRRISWREGSRGTQSSTFAAVRIQVAEGHVVRKAPGAPEWLLCEWPPGEAAPTKYYLSSLPEDTPLKRLVTLAKLRWRVERDYQEMKGEVGLDHFEGRTWRGFHHHATLCMVAHGFLALRRALFPPEEDSLDPSPGASAASASAAAPPRPLSAVPPQTRRSRSSSRTVTHLIK encoded by the coding sequence ATGACACCCGCGCAGCTCAAGAAGTTGGATGAGTCGCTGAGCGCCTATCTCGAAGAGATGGTCGCCGGCATGGGGCGACTGGAGAGGCGGCGCGCCATGGAGGCCTATGTCACGGGCCTACTGCTGGATGGGGAGCGCAAGAGCATCGAGCCGATGGCGGCCCGGCTGGTAGAGGACGCCAGGGATGTCGAGGCAATGCGCCAGCGACTGCAGCAGTGCGTCTCGCAAGGGACGTGGAGCGACGAGGCGCTGAGGGAGCGACTGGCGCGGAAGCTGGAAGAGCGGCTGCCGGAGGTGGAAGCCCTTGTGGTGGACGACACGGGCTTCCCGAAGAAGGGGAAGCACTCGGTGGGAGTCGCCCGTCAGTACTCGGGGACGCTGGGGCGCACGGACAACTGCCAGGTGGCCGTCAGCCTGCATTTGGCTGGGGCTCGTGGCAGCGGGTGTATCGGCATGCAGCTGTACCTGCCCGAGGAGTGGGTGACGGAGAAGGACCGACGCAAGGCGGCCGGAGTCCCCGAGGCGGTAGGCGCCTCGCGCAAATGGGAATTGGCGCTGTCGCAGTTGGATGACGCGTTGGAGTGGGGCGTGCGCAAGCACGTCGTCCTGGCGGATGCGGGGTATGGCAATTGCCGGGAGTTTCGCGAAGGACTCACGGCACGCGGGCTGCCCTACCTCGTCGCCGTGCCGGGGCAGCACAAGGTGTGGCCTCCGGGGGCGACGCCGCACCTGCCCGTGAAGAAGGCTGGCGCGTACGGACGCCCCCGGACTCGCTTCGTCGACGACAGCGGCGTGCAGCCCTGGACGATTGAAGAGTTGGCGCGCCAGTTACCCGAGGAGGAGTACCGCCGCATCAGCTGGCGCGAGGGCAGCCGCGGCACGCAGTCCTCCACTTTCGCCGCAGTGCGAATCCAGGTCGCTGAAGGCCATGTCGTGCGCAAGGCGCCCGGCGCTCCCGAGTGGCTCCTGTGTGAGTGGCCGCCGGGCGAGGCCGCGCCAACGAAGTACTACCTCTCGTCTCTGCCGGAAGACACGCCCCTCAAACGCCTCGTCACCCTGGCGAAGCTGCGCTGGCGCGTCGAGCGCGACTACCAGGAGATGAAGGGCGAAGTCGGCCTGGACCATTTCGAGGGCCGCACCTGGAGAGGCTTTCACCACCACGCCACCCTCTGCATGGTGGCCCATGGCTTCCTCGCGCTCCGTCGAGCGCTTTTTCCCCCGGAGGAGGATTCCCTGGACCCTTCCCCAGGTGCGTCGGCGGCTTCAGCATCTGCTGCTGCGCCGCCTCGGCCATTGTCCGCTGTGCCTCCGCAGACTCGGCGCTCGCGCTCCTCCTCGAGGACCGTCACGCATCTGATCAAGTAG